A single genomic interval of Pyrus communis chromosome 5, drPyrComm1.1, whole genome shotgun sequence harbors:
- the LOC137734617 gene encoding signal peptide peptidase-like 4, whose amino-acid sequence MDLHRGVWVVVGVLVVSLSLSSAGDIVHHDNIAPKRPGCDNNFVLVKVPTWINGVEDAEYVGVGARFGPTLESKEKRATNTRVVLADPPDCCSLPKNKLAKEVILVHRGNCSFTTKANIAEAANASAILIINNRTELFKMVCENDEPDVEIGIPAVMLPQDVGAIFETDLKNGSMVSVQLYSPLRPLVDIAEVFLWLMAVGTILFASYWSVWSAREAAIEHEKLLKDASDDSLPIEVDRSNALVEISTTAAILFVVIASCFLFMFYKLMSFWFVEILVVLFCIGGIEGLQTCLVTLLSCFRRFKRAGESYVRLPIFGAVSYLTLAVAPFCIAFAVLWAVYRRISFAWIGQDILGIALIITVLQLVRIPNLKVGTVLLSCAFLYDIFWVFVSKWWFHESVMIVVARGDKSGEDGIPMLLKIPRMFDPWGGYSIIGFGDIILPGLVVAFSLRYDWLANKKLRAGYFLWAMTAYGLGLLITYVALNLMDGHGQPALLYIVPFTLGTFLTLGHMRGDLKVLWTRGEPERPCPHVHLQPSSQ is encoded by the exons ATGGATTTACACAGAGGTGTGTGGGTGGTGGTGGGAGTGCTGGTGGTTAGTCTGAGTCTGAGCTCAGCTGGGGACATTGTCCACCACGATAATATTGCTCCCAAGAGGCCTGGATGCGACAACAACTTCGTTCTG GTAAAGGTCCCAACTTGGATCAACGGCGTAGAAGACGCTGAGTATGTTGGTGTTGGTGCTCGATTTGGACCTACCTTGGAATCGAAGGAAAAACGTGCCACCAACACTAGAGTGGTTCTTGCAGACCCCCCTGATTGTTGTAGCCTACCCAAGAATAAG CTCGCTAAAGAGGTCATTTTGGTGCACCGAGGAAATTGCAGTTTCACAACCAAGGCAAATATCGCTGAAGCTGCTAATGCTTCAGCCATCCTCATTATAAACAACCGCACag AACTTTTCAAGATGGTTTGTGAAAATGATGAACCTGATGTTGAGATAGGCATACCAGCTGTTATGCTCCCCCAAGATGTTGGTGCAATCTTCGAAACTGATTTAAAGAACGGCTCCATGG TTTCTGTGCAGCTGTACTCTCCTTTGCGTCCACTGGTTGATATTGCAGAAGTTTTTTTGTGGCTTATGGCTGTTGGTACCATCTTGTTTGCTTCTTATTGGTCTGTGTGGAGTGCAAGAGAAGCAGCTATTGAGCATGAGAAGCTATTGAAG GATGCTTCTGATGATTCTTTACCTATCGAAGTTGATCGTTCCAATGCTTTAGTGGAGATTAGCACCACAGCAGCAATCCTCTTTGTTGTGATTGCTTCATGCTTCTTGTTTATGTTTTACAAACTCATGTCATTCTGGTTTGTGGAGATTCTGGTGGTTTTGTTTTGCATTGGCGGGATAGAG GGCCTGCAGACTTGCTTGGTGACTTTGCTATCATG TTTCAGACGGTTTAAACGTGCTGGAGAATCATATGTTAGGCTGCCAATCTTTGGAGCTGTTTCATATCTGACGCTAGCTGTTGCTCCCTTCTGCATAGCATTTGCTGTTTTGTGGGCAGTGTATCGCCGCATTTCATTTGCTTGGATCGGTCAAGATATCCTT GGTATTGCACTGATAATCACAGTTCTTCAGCTTGTTCGCATACCGAATCTCAAG GTTGGAACAGTTCTTCTGAGTTGTGCGTTTTTATACGACATCTTCTGGGTATTTGTTTCTAAATGGTGGTTCCATGAGAGCGTAATGATAGTG GTGGCTCGTGGTGATAAAAGTGGAGAGGACGGTATACCAATGCTACTGAAAATCCCACGGATGTTTGATCCCTGGGGTGGCTACAGCATCATCGGATTTGGTGATATTATCTTACCAGGATTGGTTGTAGCCTTTTCACTAAG GTACGATTGGTTAGCAAATAAGAAGCTCCGAGCTGGTTACTTTTTGTGGGCAATGACCGCTTATGGTTTAG GTCTCCTTATCACGTATGTGGCTTTAAACTTGATGGACGGCCATGGCCAACCAGCTTTGTTGTATATAGTTCCGTTCACACTTG GTACCTTTTTGACTTTGGGACACATGAGAGGGGATCTCAAAGTTCTGTGGACAAGAGGAGAACCGGAGAGGCCATGCCCGCATGTCCATCTGCAACCCTCCTCTCAATAA